One window of Streptomyces sp. MMBL 11-1 genomic DNA carries:
- a CDS encoding DUF262 domain-containing protein: protein MTRQTAAPLDHISLTPSFQSAKWLARRIVEGEITLDPSYQRGDVWTPDQRINLVHTWLLGRPAGVVILSDRCNSAWAAANPGRDPYETPGEPLWACVDGKQRLTTAVMWFNSEFTIPASWLPADHVGRTEDTDDGPYVRHSGLTEKGVRFMERYCSLLVGETKECATEADEAAFYLVVNGGGSPQSAASMANAERVRTAVNTE, encoded by the coding sequence ATGACCCGCCAGACAGCCGCGCCGCTCGACCACATCAGCCTGACCCCCTCCTTCCAGTCCGCGAAGTGGCTCGCCCGCCGGATCGTGGAAGGCGAGATCACGCTCGACCCGTCCTATCAGCGCGGCGACGTATGGACGCCGGATCAGCGCATCAATCTCGTCCACACCTGGCTTCTGGGCAGGCCGGCCGGGGTCGTGATCCTCTCCGACCGCTGCAACTCGGCCTGGGCGGCAGCCAACCCCGGCCGCGATCCCTACGAGACGCCGGGGGAGCCGCTGTGGGCCTGCGTGGACGGCAAACAGCGCCTCACCACGGCGGTGATGTGGTTCAACAGCGAGTTCACCATCCCGGCTTCCTGGCTTCCCGCTGACCACGTCGGGCGCACCGAGGACACCGACGACGGCCCCTACGTCCGCCACTCGGGCCTCACCGAGAAGGGTGTGAGGTTCATGGAGCGGTACTGCTCGCTGCTCGTCGGCGAGACCAAGGAGTGCGCCACCGAAGCGGACGAGGCCGCGTTCTATCTCGTCGTCAACGGCGGAGGCTCCCCCCAGTCGGCCGCCAGCATGGCGAACGCCGAGCGAGTCCGGACCGCAGTCAACACCGAATGA